A stretch of DNA from Salvelinus sp. IW2-2015 linkage group LG20, ASM291031v2, whole genome shotgun sequence:
TTAgtttttgtgtggcttaattcgtgagaaaagacacgaatttatgTGCTTCTTAATTCGTGCAAAAAGACACAAATTTAACCAGTAGGtgacacacaagccgttgcaacaaccatgtagacgcgataatttgtatttcatttttgttcttctttaTGGCTAATTGAACGTTATGAATATAcaaaaatgttgtctttgtttaaccatgtttaaaaatgtgtcgttgtatggctatatgtactgttttagacttgctgaacagacATTTTGAGAAAAGACACACATTTACgtgcgacttaattcgtgggattttttatttattaatgccaatgctgttttctatgcttgatttcgcttaatactttaATACTTTGGGATAgtggtgcacttgtaatcagaaaGGCCCTTTTTTTCGTGTAGGCAACagtacacgattttcttcataacccatttcatatttcgttttcttcataatgcatttattacatgttaaacaggttaatgtaaaataatgaattacgttcatgtcaatcatgttatatactgtaacgcgttcaaccagttagcaagtcaaaAATGTCAGTTTCCTAGTACCGACTAGCACTTGAATGGAGTATTATGTTGGCTTCACATTCTCATGGGAAATGGGAAAATGGGAAGTTGAACATGATTGTGTTCAAGTGCTTTTGAAGTCGGAACAATTCTTAAACCAATAAGATTGGCAACATCATTTTCTAACTTCCCACTTGTAATTCCTATTCGGAGGGTCATTCAAGTGAAATTAGTAAGTGTAATAGACAACAGTAGGGTCTGGGTCGCGGCGTGTTCAGCCCTCATACCCATTCACGACCACCGCGGAGTGTCAGTATCCTACTTGGTGTCCGTTCAGTTAACTAGTAGAATTATTGTTTGTGAAGTAAGTATGGGGATTATTATTAAGGTTCTGGTCGTCTGAGATACCAACAGGCTATACAACAAACAATATAACTATAGAATTAAGAAACTAAAGTAAAtaaagtaataatgaaatcaatgcaaaaactaaaatataacatTCACAAATGTTTGGTTGCTTTAAGACTAATAAGTCATGTCTACACAATAATATTGGAGCAGTTCCAATGTTTAGCCTAAATCCAATGTTTAGCCTAAATCCAATGTTTAGCCTACATCCAATGTTAGCCTACATCCAATGTTTAGCCTACATCCAATGTTTAGCCTACATCCAATGTTTAGCCTACATCCAATGTTTACCCTACATCCAATGTTTAGCCTACATCCAATGTTAGCCTACATCCAATGTTTAGCCTACATCCAATGTTAGCCTACATCCAATGTTAGCCTACATCCAATGTTTAGCCTACATCCAATGTTAGGCTACATCCAATGTTTAGCCTACATCCAATGTTTAGCCTACATCCAATGTTTAGCCTACATCCAATGTTTAGTCTACATCTGTCTTCAGATTTATTTTATGGGTGATTTTTCCATTAAATACATTTCTTTCAATTTTGCACTCCACTCTTCCGATACATTTATTTGCTGTAGACATAAGGATATTCAACAGGTAGGCATTTTGAAACCGTTCAGAGATTATACCTCTCTGACCTTCTCTCCTACAGTACCAGCCCTCATGCTCTCTCCCCTCAACCACAGTTGGCCACCTTGTCATCCCCAGGTCCAAGCTCCAGAGTTTCAGGGCTCTGGAATGCCCTCCCTACAGCCATCCGTGACTCTGAGTCCATCATCATCTTTCAGTCGCGCCTAAGAACCCACCTCTTCACCATGTCCTATCCTTACCTCCCCCTCCAccattctcacacacacctcttctgtttcacacacttgcacacacactcacacatacgcgCAACACCTGCTCGCTGTCTCACTCACATACTCACATATCACACCCtttccttcaaatcaaatcaaatcacatgtatttataaagcccttcttacatcagctgatgtcacaaagtgctgtacagaaacccagcccaaaaccccaaacagcaagcaatgcaggtgtagaaacacggtggctaggaaaaactcccgagaaaggccagaacctcggaagaaacctagagaggaaccaggctatgaggggtggccagtcctcttctgtctgtgccgggtggagattataacagaacatggccaagatgttcaaatgttcatatatgaccagcagggtcaaataataataatcacagtggttgtcgagggtgcaacaggtcagcacctcaggagtaagttggcttttcatagccgatcattcagagtatctctactgctcctgctgtctctagagagttgagaaCAGCAGGGATCGGgataggtagcacgtccggtgaataggtcagggttccatagccgcaggcagaacagttgaaactggagcagcagcatggccaggtggactggggacagcaaggagtcatcatgccaggtagtcctgaggcatggtcctagggctcaggtcccccgagagagagagcatacttaaattcacacaggacaccggataagacaggagaaaaactACAGCTAAAACAgaccccgacacaaactactgcagcataaatactggaggctgagacaggaggggtcaggagacattgTGGCCCCATACGAATATTTGACCAAATCACAGACTTGACTACAGGTAAACCTAGGTTGTGTAGACAATCACTTTGACTATGTCTGCAAATAGCCTATTGATTCGGCTTATTATGCTCTACAATAATGGACTAAATCACAGATCGAGCACATCATGGAAACATTGAGGCAAAAAGTACATACACACAGTAGCCTAGTGGCAATATaaatcaattgattgaacatgaaattgagttcaatatgattgaaatagccTACATACATGGGCATATAATGGCTATGTTTTAAtacagtcatctcggttttcatttgaagcataatTGTATCCTACACTTGTTTATAACAATTGCAGATACTTCGGCTATTTTTTGTGTAGTCAGCTTCGTTCTGATGTTATCCGCAGTCACAGACAGAATCAAGATGTTTAACAGAGATCTTCTGTAATTGAAGTGACGCGGAAGGGCAAAGAAAACATCTAGCCATGCACGCCGGCTGGTCTATTAGTGGTCTGTTAATGTTAAGAATTTGTCGTGGACTGTCCCCCctctaaaaaaaatacaatggtTTGTTTCGATGTCTTTATTTTCACTCAGGCAGGGATGTCAGAACATAATCACTTGTCTGGGGTGCATTTAGAAGTACCGACTGCCCATTGCGGCGACAACCACTTTCATGAACTTCTGCCAGGTTGCTTGGATTTCAGGAGTGAAAGCGGCTCCGAACTTGGCGGCAATGACAATTGTGAGGACGTCAGCCAACACCTGTAGACAAAAGACAAAGGAGGAAGATGTTAAATAAGACTGACGGTTTTGTTTTACTTTTGGAATTAGACGTGTTGCTCTGATTGTTAtgtgtgtaggcttacatcaGTAAAGCCTAAAATATAAGCCTATTTCTCAAGACAGAAGGCATACCCTGAAATTGTCGGGGTCAACGAAGAGTTTGTTGGCGTGGGTCTCGCTCAGTGACTTGTATGTGGCCAAGATGTTGCCCATGTTCTTCACAGCTTTATCCAGAGCTCCACACACGACCTTGCCGTGAGCAGCAACTTTGGGGTTGCCCATGATTGCTGCGGGAGTGGACACATCTCCGAAAGAGCCGAAATAACGCTGAGTCCAGGGGTAGACGATCAGGACTCTGTCATTGCAAGAACCCCGAAATATGTGGATTATTTTCAAATCTATTTCAATTATATGCCTAGTTAATAATCTAATATGCGCCATTCAAACTTAATAACAACTCAATATTAATAGTAATGATAAGATAACAGGACAAGTATAATATTGTTATAATTACTCATGATCATCTCCACTATAAAYTATATTAGATGATATATTTGAATGAGGCTGAAGCCATGACCTACCTTGCCAGAGCCAGTGGTCCGACCTCATTGATATCTACTTTGCCCCAGACAGCACTGATGGTGCTCTTCTCGGCGTCTGTCCAGTCAACCATGTTGTCAGTGTTTGTTTTCCGGTTTTGcaacaagataaaacaaattgTCTTGTGTAGGGAGACACTTTGTCTGCAACTTATATTTATGAGTGCACTCCGCCCACTGGAGGCGGCGCATATGATTGGCTCTGGTAAAGATTAGTATTGGCCAAGTGAGCGCTTCAGCTCTCGAACTTGATGACATCAATTCTAATAATTTATCTGTTAAACAGTAAATGTTCATTTATTAGTTGTTACAGAATCAAGTCTGTAGGTTAGATCCTAAAAGCTGGAAGCATATGTAAATAGGCATATACAATTTTCTAGATTACCAACGTTTCAAAATTCGCATGATCACTATCTAAAACAGTTGTAATTTATCCAACTGATGCAAGAATAAAAGCAAGGTTATGGCAAAACGCTTCCGAAGATTACATGTCCTTCATTGCAGTGTATAAGGCTATACAAATGAAAAAATAGAAAGACGcaatcaataaaaacaaatatgaatTAGGAACATGTGATAATTCCAGCCAATTCCGGCCTACTATTTGGCACAGTTTCTTATCTACGACAAAATGATGCCTGCCTTTTTTTTATCGGGGTATTCAGACCGTTCCGCCCATTTTAAGTGATTAATTTCAAGACATTAAAAATGATAAGCAGGAATGTCCTGTATTATTTGCAGATAGGTGTGTACCCATGTCCTCGCAtgacctctgtcttcctctgactttttaaaatatatatttagcctACCTTTAATTATTTAACATTATGTAGGATAGAACAAAGTTTGCGTCATAATCTAGGCCAATACAATTTCAAATAGCCAATGAACTATTAATGAAATAATTGTATATTTTGGCAAAAGAAGCTTTATCTTTTGAATTAACTTATTGGAAATATATGCTCGATTAGGCTACTCTGAAAGATGTCCTTTTATGCAacgaaaaaataaatagtaataattatctttataaaaaataaaaataaatagttgaCATCTTTTTCATCTGGTGCAATTGATTTAAATGCATTAtgttacagtacattcagaataTAAAATTGTAGGctacaaaaagaaacaaaaagttAATTAGGCTCTAATGATGGATATTATTAGAAACATAGCCATATCTTATTGAAGGGTTTAATATGGAAATTCAAACTTAATATTTCATAAACgccaaaattattatttaacgTTATTTAGGATATAAAATGAAATTGCCAATTCACTATTAAATGAAATATTTGGCTATTTTGGCAAAAGCAGCTGCAACTTTAGAATATAATATTGGAAATATACGCTTGATTACACTGAAATAATACGTTTTATGCAACAAAAAGAATAATCTTTATCAATCAAACTGTAAAATTGTTGCATCTGGTAGGCCTACAAGTAATATGCATTGCGCAAAAGAACAAAATGAATGATGGATATTATTAGAAACATAGCCCTCTGACATCTTATTGAAGTTTTTAATATAAAAACTCTAACTTAATATTTGATAAGCCACAAAAAAAGCTTAATATTTGATAAACAGATCTTACTGTTGGATTTTGACCAAGATGGTTGCAGTGTAGGGGGAGTGTACCCTAGTAGCTGGGCGTGTCTGCCGCTCTATTGTAATATAAAGGGACCTAGTTGTATAGGCAGTCATCTTCAGTTCATTTCTCGTAGATTTAACACACGTCAATCAATAAGGAGCAAAATGAGTCTGACAGCAAAGGACAAATCTGTGGTCAAGGCCTTCTGGGGCAAGATTAGTGGAAAGGCAGATGTCATCGGCGCTGAGGCTTTGGGAAGGTAAGCCTTGTTAATGAAAGAATGATGAGAATGGTTGTGTTTAACCTGCTGACAGCGGCCTATGTRCATTTTAACATTAAGTCAACTACTTTCATTACATTGTAGACAGACGATGGGAGAAAAACGATATGCGTAAAGCTTAGAAGTTCAGCATCTAATACAAAGACCTATAATAGGAACTATTCTGTACCTTCCTTTGCAGGATGCTGACGGCTTACCCCCAGACTAAGACCTACTTCTCCCACTGGGCAGACCTGAGCCCCGGCTCTGCCCCAGTCAAGAAGCATGGAGGCGTCATCATGGGTGCAATTGGTAATGCTGTCGGASTGATGGACAACCTCGTGGGTGGACTGARTGCTCTCAGCGATCTGCACGCCTTCAAGCTGCGCGTTGACCCTGGAAACTTCAAGGTTTGCCCCCAGATAACCTATTGTCTTTATATTGATCACTCTCGACATCAACTCTGTCTGTTGCTATGGCTTAATCCTTCAATATTAactttgaaaatatactttttagattctctcccacaacatcctTGTGACCCTGGCTATTCACTTCCCTGGGGATTTCACTCCCGAAGTGCACATTGCTGTGGATAAATTCCTTGCAGCTTTGTCCGCTGCCCTGGCTGACAAATACAGATAAGACCATCATGCAAGTCCAAAATTGGACTCCAGTTCCTGCTCTGTTGTTATCACAAAATAAACAGGCAATGAATGAAGTTATGTCTTCTGTGTCCTTATTCCACCACAGTTCACCATCAAAGTCATATTTGAATTTCATCACTATCACATCTAGATTGAATACATTGAATGAAGAAAGGAAGGGATTAAGTACTAAATAGTGCTTTGGGCGCACCATCCACTAGCTCACTATGTTCTTCTCCATAACTTTGGTTAGCCTATCTAATACGTGTAACAGTAACACGCATATTGCTGACCTCATTTTAATATTTGATGAATATGGAGTAGTTTACATGATAGGGGTTGGTAAACTGAATGGGCTATATGAAGACGGTAAGGGCACAATGAAAACCTATCAGAGATGAAcagatatgtattttttttttaattaacatgACCATGTAATTTGCAAGCAAGAATATTATGAATAGGCTATTTTGTATTTTCAACGCAGTGAATTTGGTTGGGGAAGTGAATCGACTTTGAAAAACGAACACGTTGCGTTTTTCTGTATATACCAcaccagcccagcctcacattcaattcgcgcaattatgtacaaaatgtatttcagcagatttcgtggcgttttttgtgcatttttggggtggttcaattcgtttgaaaatacgaTCGATTTCTTGTGCTACTTTAATTCGTGcaaaaatacacgaatttctgtgctacttattcgtgcgaaaagacacgaatttaaccagtaggcgacacacaagccgttgcaaacAACCATAGACGTGATCgcctgttatttatttattttacgttatgaatatatagatttattgtctttttttaacccatttaaccataagaggttatatatatattgtcctttatttaatccctattaaaacattgtggttttatgcctatatgtactgtttttcatttttctgaacagacttttcaggatagaatgaatgtaagcaatgcatgatggttaatggtgttttattcgggTTTAGtttccatgtatttcttaaaaaaataaacgtgtaaccatttttattgaaacagaatgtaactgaaatacaatggcagccttgccattgtccatcaatacaaaactttttttttcgtataacatttggggaaacgtatgcagGTCATTGtgtcttacattttgttggccaaccaaaattaccaTGTTAACAccgtaataaggctagggtggctgagtgtaaatacatggctctgagtgtaagcacaCTTTTCACTAGAAACttcttgtgttcaaattaccgtcagtgcgaaatagctagaaagctttcgtatttccacttgctgcacctacggttacgataacgataaatcaagtgcaatacctgcgtcgacctgtgCTCGAGCAGCAACAAACAGCGCTAGCACCAATAACAGCAGCCACTCATCNNNNNNNNNNNNNNNNNNNNNNNNNNNNNNNNNNNNNNNNNNNNNNNNNNNNNNNNNNNNNNNNNNNNNNNNNNNNNNNNNNNNNNNNNNNNNNNNNNNNTGAAAGGGCTAAAACAGACAGGACCACAAACAGACAGAGGCTAATCAAACACAGCAGTGACACAGACGGACAGCTGAGTGCTAACCTCTCATCCCCCCTACCCTACCCCTTCCTGCCTCCTACCCTACTGTCCTAGAGCCACCATTGTTCCCACAGTACAGCAGCTACAGTTGCTCCATGGGGGCATTTACACAGGCCTGGGGAatgttccttctcctcctctcctctcccctggccTGGTGTCGTAAAGCATCCCTGGGCGAGCAGAGCAGTTGGCAGGAGGCCATGTGAGGTCTGGAGCCGCCCCAACATCAACAGTGACAGGACTGgcgctgtctgccatctacctGTCTGTCCTGCAGCGATGCTTCCTCCGCCAGCATCACCTGTCTGAATCTCATTAGACCTCCTAATAATCCTTACCTCACGTTACCTGTTGGAGTCATTACGTGTATGTAGAGTGTGTTTGATCTCCCTAGCTTGGACTGAGTGATATATATAGCACATCTACCTACAGTACACTGGAGTGATGTgaattctactgtatgtgtggttgtgATCATGCAGAAATACAGATAAAGGAGTGCTTTGTTAGAACAAMATGTTTTCCAGTGCCACATAAGGTCAGAGTTCAGCCATACTGTACATATTTTCCACTCTCACCAAATTCCAGCACTCATCTAGCGAGCATGGCACTGAGTGTACAGCACACATCCCACGTGTGACATTTGGGTCTTCTTCCTCCCGTCTGTGTGTCTCCTCTTCTGGTCCTCCCTGCTGTTCCCCTCCTCTCAAAGACCATGAATCACTCAGACAGTGTGTGTCTGAGAACAACATGTCTCCCCTACGGCAGTTAGTACTGTCCTCTCTAGTCCTCCTCTCCTCGGCCTTGGCTGACAGACAGAACAGGCCTCAGTAGGCCCCACTTAACACAGCCTCGCTCACAGAACTCCCTCTGTCCACTGCTAATGTTACACAACAATAGTGTGCTAGACCGAACACCCTTCATATATGTCCTGCATTGGCCACTATCTCCATATATCTATCACACATTGGCATCATTTGTTCTCTGTCCTCGACGGCTTTTCTGAGGACCTTCCCAGCAGCTTCATAGTGTGCTACTATAACTCCctctttttcgctctctctttctctgcatacAACTGAGCACCACAACCTCTATCATGCATCATGCATGAACATACAAGTAATCAGAGTGGTCTCTATTCAACCTCTTCTCTGAAGACATTCCTTTCCCTCTGATATGAGTCACAGACCACTTCCACTCCTGGAAAAAAAGGCAACAATTCTAACATTGTTCAAACCCAATCACGCCTARGAACGGGGGATTTCTCCATCTGAGCATCAGGGCCATACTGTATAAAAGCCAATTTAACCAATTGTATTATCAGCGTTATTCTGTGAGTTGAGTGGACTTCAAAAGGTCAAGGATTTGAGCTAATGTGTTAAAGTTTGTTTACTCAACAAATTCTGCTCAAAGTGAGCTGAATTTAAACAAGCTTGTTGAGTAAAATGACTATTATTACTAACTATTATTATCATATTTGTTggttgattttcagaattgtttgtttcaatacctgtttttgcatgtacattgatttgttgattaatcttatgctacacaaacataaataacatacatttttctaaacaaatcgaatctgttagtagttggacttattACACCCGCTACTGAGATAGACACTTAGATGTGTATTGTAATGACATTCTGAGATTGTCATTAGGCCTAAACTTGTAGCCTGAATTGCTTCCACTGCTGTCCACGCGCGTCGTGGTAGAGGCCACCCATCTCCTCCACAACACAATTTGGAGCTTATACCACCGGGTTTCAAGTCAATTCTCTCATTTTTCATGTGGCTGACATGCGGTAATGTTAAATAATGGTGTAATGGTCTATATTTTCTTGGCATTTTGTGTTAATTATTGTGTAGGTTTACGTTGTACCGGTACGGCGTACCCCCAATATTTATGTATCTGGGACGCCGTACCGTATCTTCCcagcttactttcacccctgggtgttttttttcttttttcattgtgttattgactgtacgtttgtttattccatgtgtaactctgtgctgtttgtgtcgcactgctttgctttatcttggccaggtcgcagttgtaaatgagaacttgttctcaactggcctacctggttaaataaaggtgaaatacattattttttttaaactaggctctcaaagaaaggccttatgatatacactatatatgcaaaagtatgtggacacacattCAAATTagtgattcggctatttcagccacacccgttgctgacaagtgtataaaatcgagcacacggccatgcaatctccatagacaaacattggcagtagaatggccttactaaagaactcaatgactttcaacatggaaccatcataggatgccacctttccaaRAAACACCTttctccggtcaactgtaagtgttgttattgtgaagtggaaacgtctaggagcaacaacggctcagccacgaagtggtaggccacacaagctcacagaacgggacagatGAGagttgaagcgcgtagcgtgtaaaaatcatctgtcctccc
This window harbors:
- the LOC111981256 gene encoding hemoglobin subunit alpha; this translates as MSLTAKDKSVVKAFWGKISGKADVIGAEALGRMLTAYPQTKTYFSHWADLSPGSAPVKKHGGVIMGAIGNAVGXMDNLVGGLXALSDLHAFKLRVDPGNFKILSHNILVTLAIHFPGDFTPEVHIAVDKFLAALSAALADKYR
- the LOC112081352 gene encoding hemoglobin subunit beta-1-like is translated as MVDWTDAEKSTISAVWGKVDINEVGPLALARVLIVYPWTQRYFGSFGDVSTPAAIMGNPKVAAHGKVVCGALDKAVKNMGNILATYKSLSETHANKLFVDPDNFRVLADVLTIVIAAKFGAAFTPEIQATWQKFMKVVVAAMGSRYF